AGCTCGCATCGGATTATCTCCAGAAAATCGACGATCTCGGGGGAATGGTCAAGGCCGTTCAGGAAGGTTACATACAGAAGGAGATTCTGAAGACCGCCTACAACTACCAGCTCAAAATTGAAAGAGAAGAGCAGGTAATCGTGGGTGTAAATCAGTACCTCTCCGATGAAAATCCGAAAAAGGATATTCTCAAAATCGATCCGATCATCGAAGAGAAGCAGATAAACAAACTAGGCACACTAAAAAGAAGGCGAAACTCGCAAGCGGTCGAGGAGGCTTTGAAGGAACTCAAGAAAGCTGCGCTGGGCTCTGAAAACCTCTTCCCCTTCATACTGAACGCAGTTAAATGCTATGCGACGCTGGGAGAGATTTCGAATACCCTCAGGGATGTCTTCGGAGAATACACCGAAGCCGTCATTCTTTGAGATAAAGAGGTGAAATGATGAGAAGATTAAAGGTGCTCGTTGCAAAGCCGGGACTCGACGGACACGACAGGGGTGCAAAAGTGGTGGCGATGGCACTCAGGGATGCTGGCATGGAAGTGATATACACCGGCCTCAGGCAATCGGCAGACGAAGTTGTGAAGGCCGCCCTCCAGGAAGACGTAGATGTCATTGGTCTCTCAATCCTTTCAGGTGCACACATGAGAATCTGCGAGAAGGTTCTAAATCTTATGAAAGAAAAGGGGATAGACGAAAAACCCGTCTTTGTAGGAGGCATAATACCGGCTGAAGACGCTCTAGAACTCAAGAAGATGGGAATTTTCGAAGTCTTCGGTCCAGGAACGCCTTTGAAGGCGATAGTCGATTCGATAAAAGGTGCCATAGATAAATGAGCGAAGGGCTTTCTTATGCAAATCAGCTCGCCATTTCCAGAACTTTGACCAGAATAGAAAACGACAGATCGGTAGCCAGAGAGATCATCGGTTCGCTGGAAGAGAGAGATTATCACGTTGTGGGTATCACAGGCAGCCCCGGTGCCGGGAAATCTACCCTTACCGATCGACTTGCCCTCTTGAGTTCTAAAGAAAAAAGAACGGCGATAATTGCCATCGATCCTTCCAGTCCCTTCACGGGCGGAGCCTTCCTGGGAGACAGGATAAGGATGAAGCGCTCCACCAAGAGCGAAGAGATATTCGTGAGATCTATGGCCAGCCGTGGTAAGGTTGGAGGCCTAAGCCCTTCGATCTACGATGCCGTCGAGTTCCTCGGCCGGAGCGGGTTCGACAGAATTTTCGTTGAAACGGTCGGAGCCGGTCAGTCCGAGACGGATATTGAGAATCTGGCCGATGTAGTTCTGCTGGTTTTGGCTCCAGGTATGGGAGACGATGTTCAAACTATGAAGGCGGGAATAATGGAGATCGGAGATATCTTCGCCGTGAACAAAATGGACCTGCCCGGAGCGTCACAGCTGGCAGCTAAGACAGAAGCCATTCTTGAAATGAGCGGCAGAAAGCTTCCAATAGTTCTTACAAATTCAATCAACGGTCAGGGAGTGGAAGAGCTTCACAGCCTTATCGAAAAAGCTCTTGAAGAACTAGATAGCAGCGGAGCGATCGAAGAGAAAAGGCGCCGGCGTACACTTTACAATAATTTGAACAGCGTGTACCAGATCATAATGGAAGACTTCTCGGAAAATGCTAAACTCGAAGAGTTAATGAATTATCTTCTAGAAAACAGGAGGTTATCTGATGAGAGCTGACAGGATAGATCATATCGGGGTCGCCGTTAGATCCATCGAAGAGAGACTGAAGGTTTACAGAGATCTTCTAAAACTCGACCCGGTGAAGATCGAAGAACTCCCGGAAAGGGGTCTAAGAGTGGCATTTGTGAGTGTTGGCGACACACGAATCGAACTGCTCGAACCGATCGCGG
This portion of the Mesotoga infera genome encodes:
- a CDS encoding cobalamin B12-binding domain-containing protein; this encodes MMRRLKVLVAKPGLDGHDRGAKVVAMALRDAGMEVIYTGLRQSADEVVKAALQEDVDVIGLSILSGAHMRICEKVLNLMKEKGIDEKPVFVGGIIPAEDALELKKMGIFEVFGPGTPLKAIVDSIKGAIDK
- the meaB gene encoding methylmalonyl Co-A mutase-associated GTPase MeaB — encoded protein: MSEGLSYANQLAISRTLTRIENDRSVAREIIGSLEERDYHVVGITGSPGAGKSTLTDRLALLSSKEKRTAIIAIDPSSPFTGGAFLGDRIRMKRSTKSEEIFVRSMASRGKVGGLSPSIYDAVEFLGRSGFDRIFVETVGAGQSETDIENLADVVLLVLAPGMGDDVQTMKAGIMEIGDIFAVNKMDLPGASQLAAKTEAILEMSGRKLPIVLTNSINGQGVEELHSLIEKALEELDSSGAIEEKRRRRTLYNNLNSVYQIIMEDFSENAKLEELMNYLLENRRLSDES